In one Alnus glutinosa chromosome 12, dhAlnGlut1.1, whole genome shotgun sequence genomic region, the following are encoded:
- the LOC133883034 gene encoding zinc finger protein GAI-ASSOCIATED FACTOR 1-like yields the protein MSNITGDEGSFSSGNTGEEAHQEKQQQQLQHHLHGSSSGAPGASNSNSSTSQQQPVKKKRNLPGTPDPKAEVIALSPTTLMATNRFVCEICNKGFQRDQNLQLHRRGHNLPWKLKQRSSTEVRKRVYICPEPSCVHHNAARALGDLTGIKKHFSRKHGEKKWKCDKCSKKYAVQSDWKAHQKSCGTREYKCDCGTIFSRRDSFITHRAFCDALTEENNKVINQGLMNNNNIVSSLQTQMPDQLIMSSLPMNTITNTSEIDNLDPKNPLKSLSQEPIPMPFKSMNMAGGMFSTSSGTLFGGPRTSSSSSLQLSSSNSSSAFNYLQDSKNGCQASGSAHMSATALLQKAAQMGATASNSINSPMMQKSFVSTMAGPGAIHQQHNPSYEHFQPQPPDQSNMVGMTMNSGGFTNQLLQKGPQDHISDHLFDTNTVGSTLMSDMYSHFMQKDDSNSTSSLIHGRTTGERISTGILVGGSGGGNNTTTLDLLGIGGSSRPVNFHEHHQQQQQQQQQQRLELEAMIEPAKVANYEPFPATTHTWGFRN from the exons ATGTCAAATATTACAGGTGATGAAGGGAGCTTCTCTTCAGGAAATACTGGGGAAGAAGCTCATCAAGAAAAGCAGCAACAACAGCTACAACACCACCTCCATGGCTCAAGCTCAGGAGCTCCTGGTGCCTCTAACAGCAACAGCTCTACCTCCCAACAGCAACCTGTTAAGAAGAAAAGGAATCTTCCAGGAACTCCAG ATCCAAAAGCTGAAGTTATTGCTCTATCGCCAACAACTCTAATGGCAACAAACAGGTTTGTGTGTGAGATTTGCAACAAAGGGTTCCAGAGGGACCAAAACCTTCAGTTGCACCGAAGAGGTCATAATCTTCCATGGAAGCTCAAGCAAAGATCGAGCACCGAGGTCAGAAAACGGGTCTACATATGCCCTGAGCCGTCATGTGTTCACCACAACGCGGCTCGTGCATTAGGAGACCTTACAGGCATTAAAAAACACTTTAGCCGGAAACATGGAGAGAAGAAATGGAAATGTGACAAGTGCTCAAAGAAATATGCCGTGCAATCAGATTGGAAGGCTCATCAAAAGAGCTGCGGTACTAGAGAATACAAATGTGAttgtggaaccatcttttcCAG GAGAGATAGCTTTATCACCCACAGGGCCTTTTGTGATGCATTAACAGAGGAaaacaacaaagtaataaacCAGGGACTAATGAACAACAACAATATTGTATCAAGCTTACAGACCCAGATGCCTGATCAGCTTATTATGTCATCTCTTCCCATGAACACCATCACCAACACATCCGAAATTGACAATTTAGACCCCAAGAACCCGCTAAAATCCCTCTCTCAAGAACCAATCCCAATGCCATTTAAGTCCATGAACATGGCAGGTGGCATGTTCTCAACGAGCTCCGGCACTCTCTTTGGCGGTCCGAGGACCTCCTCTTCTTCAAGCCTTCAGCTCAGTTCATCCAACAGCTCCTCTGCTTTCAATTACCTCCAAGACAGCAAAAATGGGTGCCAAGCATCCGGGTCTGCTCACATGTCAGCAACAGCCTTGTTACAGAAGGCGGCTCAAATGGGCGCTACAGCAAGCAATAGCATAAACTCTCCCATGATGCAAAAGAGCTTTGTTAGCACCATGGCTGGTCCAGGTGCCATTCATCAGCAGCATAACCCCTCATATGAACACTTCCAACCACAGCCACCCGATCAATCAAACATGGTTGGGATGACGATGAACAGCGGAGGATTCACCAACCAGCTCTTGCAGAAAGGCCCACAAGATCATATCTCTGATCATCTCTTTGATACTAATACCGTTGGCTCTACATTAATGAGTGACATGTATAGCCATTTCATGCAAAAAGATGATAGTAATAGTACTTCTAGTTTGATACATGGAAGAACCACGGGGGAAAGAATCTCGACAGGGATATTGGTTGGAGGAAGTGGTGGAGGAAATAATACGACGACACTAGATCTCTTGGGGATTGGAGGGTCATCAAGGCCTGTAAATTTTCATGAACATCAtcagcagcagcaacaacaacagcaacaacaaAGGTTGGAGTTGGAGGCGATGATCGAGCCAGCAAAGGTTGCCAATTATGAACCCTTTCCGGCAACAACTCACACGTGGGGATTCAGGAATTGA
- the LOC133851043 gene encoding metal tolerance protein 2, whose protein sequence is MGFRFHNLSPLYRACIKKVSHTQKNFYPNPIIQSLNSHLQHPSLTLYDNPNYKIPRRWHLGHSNHDHGHHHNHVSGKEGEKIFRLGLAADIGLATGKALTGYLSGSTAIIADAAHSVSDVVLSGVALWSFKVAKAPKDKEHPYGHGKFETLGALGISCMLLATAGGIAWHALQLLLEVLSSHPEIVGQSLTHEHAHSHHHSGHHHGIDIDHPILALNMTIVSICVKEGLYWITKQAGERQGSGLMKANAWHHRADAISSVVTLIGVGGSILGVKFLDPLAGLIVSGMILKAGLESGYMSVLELVDAAIPAQQLDPIRETILQTDSVKGCHRLRGRRAGSSLYLDVHIEVDPLCSVSAAHYIGENVRHQIHKVHPEVAEVFIHIDPAISQISPSIPDQQESLKETTYQNRNIPAVGKDVEAVVSNILSSKFPEIMVVERITRHLLQGKVLLQIEVSMPPEMLIRDAMEVAEEAEKEILKASASSIVHVSVQLRLGHPMPQLNHE, encoded by the exons ATGGGATTCAGATTCCATAATCTCAGTCCCCTGTACAGAGCCTGCATAAAAAAAGTTTCACACACCCAGAAGAATTTTTACCCCAATCCCATAATTCAATCCCTCAATTCCCATCTCCAACACCCTTCCCTAACTCTCTACGACAATCCCAATTACAAAATCCCCAGAAGGTGGCATTTGGGCCATTCCAACCATGACCATGGCCATCACCACAATCATGTTTCTGGGAAGGAGGGCGAGAAGATTTTCCGGCTGGGTCTCGCTGCTGATATTGGTTTGGCTACTGGAAAGGCCTTGACTGGCTATCTTTCTGGTAGCACCGCGATTATTGCCGATGCGGCGCATTCGGTTTCCGATGTG GTTCTTAGTGGTGTTGCTCTATGGTCATTTAAAGTTGCAAAGGCTCCTAAAGACAAAGAACACCCATATG GACATGGTAAATTTGAGACTCTAGGAGCCCTTGGAATCTCTTGTATGCTTTTGGCAACAGCTGGTGGTATTGCATGGCATGCTTTACAGCTTTTGCTA GAAGTGTTGTCATCACATCCTGAAATAGTTGGTCAGTCATTGACACATGAGCATGCGCATAGCCATCATCATAGTGGACACCACCATGGAATTGACATTGATCATCCCATCCTGGCTTTGAATATGACTATTGTATCCATATGTGTTAAAGAAGG GCTCTATTGGATAACAAAACAAGCCGGAGAAAGACAAGGCAGCGGGTTGATGAAAGCAAATGCGTGGCATCATCGTGCAGATGCTATTTCATCCGTGGTCACCCTCATTGGTGTTG GAGGCTCTATTCTTGGAGTTAAATTTCTAGACCCCCTTGCTGGACTTATTGTCTCGGGCATGATTCTAAAAGCTGGACTTGAAAGTGGGTATATGAG tgttttggaacTGGTGGATGCTGCGATCCCAGCACAACAATTAGATCCCATTAGAGAAACGATACTACAAACTGATAGTGTCAAG GGATGCCATCGATTGAGAGGAAGGAGGGCTGGTTCATCTCTGTATCTTGATGTACATATTGAG GTTGATCCTCTTTGTAGTGTTAGTGCTGCACATTACATTGGTGAAAATGTTCGTCATCAAATTCACAAGGTCCATCCTGAAGTAGCTGAAGTTTTCATACACATAG ATCCTGCAATTTCACAAATCTCCCCCAGTATACCTGACCAGCAAGAAAGTTTGAAGGAAACCACATACCAAAATAGAAATATTCCTGCTGTGGGTAAAGATGTTGAAGCAGTTGTTTCCAATATCCTCTCCTCAAAATTTCCTGAG ATAATGGTTGTGGAGCGCATAACACGCCACTTGTTGCAAGGCAAAGTTTTACTCCAAATTGAGGTCTCCATGCCCCCTGAGATGTTGATACG AGATGCAATGGAGGTTgcagaagaagcagaaaaggAGATTTTGAAGGCATCCGCCTCAAGTATCGTTCATGTCAGCGTTCAGCTACGTTTGGGGCATCCAATGCCACAGTTGAACCATgaatag